One part of the Phragmites australis chromosome 3, lpPhrAust1.1, whole genome shotgun sequence genome encodes these proteins:
- the LOC133911381 gene encoding DNA (cytosine-5)-methyltransferase DRM2-like isoform X2, translating to MGFTEDMILKAMKQNGDGSTESLLELLLTYKAIGDDPSVGNGSASGCAPQTVDDSDDDGILEIWDDEGAGGSSNMSPNSDDSGDEDFLQETSQKDEKVKSLLKMGFPEDEATMALTRCGQDASISVLVDSIYAAQTAGDGYCGNFSDHEDISYGGRKKTRLMEGNKKKRKRFGGEGQGSRGALDGSHDEPMPLPNPMVGFNLPNERLRSVDRWLPAQAIGPPYFYYENVALAPKGVWTTISRFLYDIQPEFVDSKFFCAAARKRGYIHNLPLENRSPLLPLPPKTIAEAFPRTKKWWPSWDPRRQFNCLQTCVASAKLAERIRLALSNSEDPPPLRVQKYVLEECRKWNLVWVGLNKVAPLEPDEMEFLLGFPKDHTRGISRTERYRSLGNSFQVDTVAYHLSALKDMFPHGMNVLSLFSGIGGAEVALHRLGIRMKTVVSVEKSEVNRTILKSWWDQTQTGTLIEIADVQTLTSERIESSIRRIGGFDLVIGGSPCNNLTGSNRHHRDGLEGEHSALFYHYFRILDSVKSIMERM from the exons ATGGGTTTCACGGAGGACATGATCTTGAAGGCCATGAAGCAGAATG GTGATGGTAGCACAGAGTCATTACTTGAGCTTCTTCTCACCTACAAG GCAATAGGTGATGACCCTTCAGTGGGTAACGGCTCTGCTTCTGGTTGTGCTCCCCAGACTGTTGATGAcagtgatgatgatggcatTCTTGAAATTTGGGATGATGAGGGTGCTGGTGGGAGCAGCAACATGAGTCCTAACTCTGATGATTCTGGTGATGAG GATTTCTTACAAGAAACGTCTCAGAAGGACGAGAAAGTCAAGTCCTTACTGAAAATGGGTTTTCCTGAAGATGAAGCCACAATGGCTCTTACTAGATGTG GGCAGGATGCATCTATCTCTGTTTTGGTTGATTCAATATATGCTGCACAGACTGCCGGAGATGGTTACTGCGGCAATTTCTCCGACCATGAG GATATTTCCTacggaggaagaaagaaaacaaggCTCATGGAAGGGaacaagaaaaagagaaagagatttGGAGGCGAAGGACAAGGAAGTAGAGGGGCCTTAGATGGTAGCCATGATGAGCCAATGCCTCTCCCAAACCCTATGGTTGGATTTAACCTGCCCAATGAGAGGTTAAGGTCAGTGGACAGATGGCTACCTGCACAAGCTATTGGGCCACCGTACTTCTACTATGAGAATGTGGCGCTTGCTCCGAAAGGTGTCTGGACAACGATTTCAAGGTTCTTGTATGATATCCAGCCTGAATTTGTGGACTCGAAGTTCTTCTGTGCTGCTGCCAGGAAAAGAGGTTATATACATAACTTACCACTCGAGAACAGGTCCCCTCTCCTTCCCTTACCCCCAAAGACAATAGCTGAGGCCTTCCCCCGTACTAAGAAGTGGTGGCCCTCATGGGACCCAAGAAGGCAGTTTAATTGCCTCCAGACttgtgtggctagtgcaaaattggcAGAAAGGATCCGCTTAGCTCTttcaaatagtgaagatccaccacctctaagagttcagaagtatgtgTTGGAAGAGTGCAGGAAGTGGAACCTTGTGTGGGTTGGTCTGAACAAAGTTGCTCCTCTAGAGCCTGATGAGATGGAGTTCCTGCTTGGCTTCCCAAAGGACCACACCAGAGGAATCAGCAGGACAGAGCGCTACAGATCACTTGGCAATTCCTTCCAAGTGGACACCGTTGCTTACCATCTCTCAGCGCTTAAGGATATGTTTCCACATGGCATGAATGTGCTCTCCTTGTTCTCTGGTATTGGAGGAGCGGAGGTAGCTCTCCACAGGCTCGGGATACGCATGAAGACAGTGGTTTCTGTTGAGAAGTCTGAAGTCAACAGGACTATCTTGAAAAGCTGGTGGGATCAAACGCAAACAGGCACGTTGATTGAGATTGCTGATGTACAGACTCTAACTTCTGAGAGGATAGAGTCGTCTATCCGTAGAATTGGCGGGTTTGACCTGGTGATCGGCGGTAGCCCGTGCAATAACCTTACTGGGAGCAACCGCCACCACCGAGATGGCTTAGAGGGCGAGCATTCGGCCCTATTCTATCATTATTTTAGGATCCTGGACTCTGTGAAGTCCATTATGGAGCGGATGTAG
- the LOC133911381 gene encoding DNA (cytosine-5)-methyltransferase DRM2-like isoform X1, whose product MADWISVSDDSDKFESDNDGDVEEAPTFEAAGAGPSAPASRNIDAPGPSTLVVNGKAGPSASLVEQFVPMGFTEDMILKAMKQNGDGSTESLLELLLTYKAIGDDPSVGNGSASGCAPQTVDDSDDDGILEIWDDEGAGGSSNMSPNSDDSGDEDFLQETSQKDEKVKSLLKMGFPEDEATMALTRCGQDASISVLVDSIYAAQTAGDGYCGNFSDHEDISYGGRKKTRLMEGNKKKRKRFGGEGQGSRGALDGSHDEPMPLPNPMVGFNLPNERLRSVDRWLPAQAIGPPYFYYENVALAPKGVWTTISRFLYDIQPEFVDSKFFCAAARKRGYIHNLPLENRSPLLPLPPKTIAEAFPRTKKWWPSWDPRRQFNCLQTCVASAKLAERIRLALSNSEDPPPLRVQKYVLEECRKWNLVWVGLNKVAPLEPDEMEFLLGFPKDHTRGISRTERYRSLGNSFQVDTVAYHLSALKDMFPHGMNVLSLFSGIGGAEVALHRLGIRMKTVVSVEKSEVNRTILKSWWDQTQTGTLIEIADVQTLTSERIESSIRRIGGFDLVIGGSPCNNLTGSNRHHRDGLEGEHSALFYHYFRILDSVKSIMERM is encoded by the exons ATGGCG GACTGGATTAGTGTCAGCGATGACAGTGATAAGTTCGAGTCGGACAATGATGGCGACGTTGAGGAGGCGCCGACCTttgaagctgctggtgccggtcCATCAGCACCGGCCTCGAGGAACATCGATGCTCCTGGCCCGTCCACACTG GTTGTTAATGGGAAGGCTGGGCCATCTGCCTCTTTGGTGGAACAATTTGTGCCGATGGGTTTCACGGAGGACATGATCTTGAAGGCCATGAAGCAGAATG GTGATGGTAGCACAGAGTCATTACTTGAGCTTCTTCTCACCTACAAG GCAATAGGTGATGACCCTTCAGTGGGTAACGGCTCTGCTTCTGGTTGTGCTCCCCAGACTGTTGATGAcagtgatgatgatggcatTCTTGAAATTTGGGATGATGAGGGTGCTGGTGGGAGCAGCAACATGAGTCCTAACTCTGATGATTCTGGTGATGAG GATTTCTTACAAGAAACGTCTCAGAAGGACGAGAAAGTCAAGTCCTTACTGAAAATGGGTTTTCCTGAAGATGAAGCCACAATGGCTCTTACTAGATGTG GGCAGGATGCATCTATCTCTGTTTTGGTTGATTCAATATATGCTGCACAGACTGCCGGAGATGGTTACTGCGGCAATTTCTCCGACCATGAG GATATTTCCTacggaggaagaaagaaaacaaggCTCATGGAAGGGaacaagaaaaagagaaagagatttGGAGGCGAAGGACAAGGAAGTAGAGGGGCCTTAGATGGTAGCCATGATGAGCCAATGCCTCTCCCAAACCCTATGGTTGGATTTAACCTGCCCAATGAGAGGTTAAGGTCAGTGGACAGATGGCTACCTGCACAAGCTATTGGGCCACCGTACTTCTACTATGAGAATGTGGCGCTTGCTCCGAAAGGTGTCTGGACAACGATTTCAAGGTTCTTGTATGATATCCAGCCTGAATTTGTGGACTCGAAGTTCTTCTGTGCTGCTGCCAGGAAAAGAGGTTATATACATAACTTACCACTCGAGAACAGGTCCCCTCTCCTTCCCTTACCCCCAAAGACAATAGCTGAGGCCTTCCCCCGTACTAAGAAGTGGTGGCCCTCATGGGACCCAAGAAGGCAGTTTAATTGCCTCCAGACttgtgtggctagtgcaaaattggcAGAAAGGATCCGCTTAGCTCTttcaaatagtgaagatccaccacctctaagagttcagaagtatgtgTTGGAAGAGTGCAGGAAGTGGAACCTTGTGTGGGTTGGTCTGAACAAAGTTGCTCCTCTAGAGCCTGATGAGATGGAGTTCCTGCTTGGCTTCCCAAAGGACCACACCAGAGGAATCAGCAGGACAGAGCGCTACAGATCACTTGGCAATTCCTTCCAAGTGGACACCGTTGCTTACCATCTCTCAGCGCTTAAGGATATGTTTCCACATGGCATGAATGTGCTCTCCTTGTTCTCTGGTATTGGAGGAGCGGAGGTAGCTCTCCACAGGCTCGGGATACGCATGAAGACAGTGGTTTCTGTTGAGAAGTCTGAAGTCAACAGGACTATCTTGAAAAGCTGGTGGGATCAAACGCAAACAGGCACGTTGATTGAGATTGCTGATGTACAGACTCTAACTTCTGAGAGGATAGAGTCGTCTATCCGTAGAATTGGCGGGTTTGACCTGGTGATCGGCGGTAGCCCGTGCAATAACCTTACTGGGAGCAACCGCCACCACCGAGATGGCTTAGAGGGCGAGCATTCGGCCCTATTCTATCATTATTTTAGGATCCTGGACTCTGTGAAGTCCATTATGGAGCGGATGTAG